A single Pseudomonadota bacterium DNA region contains:
- a CDS encoding PAS domain S-box protein, with product MTFHPEASLYSLRQSPIPLFMALIAVFLLGFILLTANSIYFARLESSLKAGIENAKSRVSLSEWIAGSLLHTENDFFQMVTAINSESQHHYRQQIELRLKKVDEMLTVIEKGGRVTREIQFNQTERMVVNLDYSPESQVYNLETVKLRPRLPQLREAVAQLSPMLETRCRQDSNQQAAALYATTHQIKDFIKQFSPFFSRTNEYAVQLLYDSNRRLAKIEALAEKRHGLNRFLEIVLIILNIILVTSFSVFLLRKEAAGHRRLRNEIAARGRLEEMLLAYQNDLEQDVKDRTRELVADIKVREKVEQQLRLASRELEIIFDNSPIGVILLKKNHKIARANQRAAEIFAYASPEEMIGKSTQELHLSQADFETFRERHYNTLKKDKRLKVEYRLKRQNGEPFWCSLSGTVLDSGREPDLDNGVLWVLEDSSARKAAAEEREKLIAELEKALEQVKTLAGIVPICMYCKKIRDDQGYWNQLEKFISDHSEAEFSHGICPDCYEKALLEIEQEKKEPERTPK from the coding sequence ATGACTTTTCATCCGGAAGCAAGCCTGTACAGCCTGCGACAGAGCCCCATTCCCTTGTTCATGGCGCTTATCGCGGTCTTCCTGCTGGGCTTCATTCTGCTGACCGCCAACTCCATCTATTTCGCGCGGCTTGAAAGCAGCCTAAAGGCCGGCATCGAAAACGCCAAAAGCCGGGTTTCTTTGAGCGAGTGGATTGCCGGCAGCCTGCTCCACACGGAAAATGACTTTTTCCAGATGGTTACCGCCATCAATTCCGAAAGCCAGCATCATTACCGGCAACAGATAGAGCTGCGACTGAAAAAAGTCGATGAGATGCTGACGGTTATAGAAAAGGGCGGGCGCGTCACCCGGGAAATCCAGTTCAACCAGACGGAACGAATGGTTGTCAACCTGGACTACAGCCCGGAATCTCAGGTTTACAACCTGGAAACCGTCAAACTGCGACCCCGCCTGCCCCAGCTTCGGGAAGCCGTTGCTCAGCTGAGCCCCATGTTGGAAACCCGCTGCCGTCAGGATTCCAATCAGCAGGCTGCCGCCTTATACGCAACCACCCATCAAATCAAGGATTTCATCAAGCAGTTTTCCCCATTTTTCTCACGCACCAACGAGTACGCCGTCCAGCTCCTCTACGACAGCAACCGACGTCTGGCCAAGATCGAAGCCTTGGCCGAAAAGCGCCACGGATTGAACCGTTTTCTGGAAATCGTGTTGATTATCCTTAACATCATCCTGGTAACGAGCTTCAGCGTCTTCCTTCTGCGAAAGGAGGCGGCCGGCCACCGCCGTCTGCGGAATGAAATCGCGGCCCGCGGCCGGCTCGAGGAAATGCTGCTGGCCTACCAGAATGATCTTGAACAGGATGTCAAGGATCGGACCCGGGAGCTGGTCGCCGACATCAAGGTCCGCGAGAAGGTTGAACAACAGTTGCGGCTGGCGAGCCGTGAGCTGGAAATCATCTTCGACAACAGCCCGATCGGCGTCATTCTCCTCAAGAAAAATCACAAGATCGCCCGGGCCAATCAGCGCGCCGCCGAGATTTTCGCCTATGCCTCACCCGAGGAAATGATCGGCAAATCGACGCAAGAGCTGCATCTCAGCCAAGCCGACTTTGAAACCTTCAGGGAGCGCCACTATAACACGCTGAAGAAAGACAAACGGTTAAAGGTTGAATACCGGCTGAAAAGGCAAAACGGCGAACCCTTCTGGTGTTCTCTGTCCGGTACGGTTCTTGATTCCGGCCGTGAACCCGACCTGGACAATGGAGTTCTCTGGGTGCTCGAAGACAGCAGCGCCCGAAAAGCGGCCGCCGAAGAACGGGAAAAGCTGATCGCTGAACTGGAAAAGGCCCTGGAACAGGTCAAAACCCTGGCCGGCATTGTTCCGATCTGCATGTACTGCAAAAAGATCCGCGATGACCAAGGTTACTGGAACCAGCTTGAAAAATTCATTTCCGATCATTCCGAAGCCGAGTTCAGTCACGGCATCTGTCCGGATTGTTATGAAAAGGCCCTGCTTGAAATCGAACAGGAAAAAAAGGAACCCGAAAGGACCCCGAAATGA
- a CDS encoding pyridoxamine 5'-phosphate oxidase family protein — MTERADKLQQLHAKIRKLLLTQNFAVLATKAEPCPHTSLVAICPNRKLTAIYFCTSRRTRKFANFRVSAAVSLLLDDRRNQAEDLNKAAVLSVTGRVRELRGETRTAAGREFLQRHPTLKDFCALPDTAICSIEVDDFHLIHNFQDIFSCFPGDLSQNLSQAKEPHPMDLKNYFSTTQGTGTLATANGKGQVNTAIYSRPHVNADGSLSFILANRLTRSHLRENPEACYLFLENHPGYQGCRIYLRKKSEEQNPALVEEICKRCKLHGVDGEAKDLVVVHFEVGKTLPLIGDGELLDENFPN, encoded by the coding sequence ATGACGGAAAGAGCCGACAAACTTCAGCAGTTGCATGCCAAAATCCGCAAGCTGCTTCTGACCCAGAATTTCGCAGTCCTCGCCACCAAAGCCGAACCCTGCCCCCACACCAGCCTGGTGGCCATCTGCCCGAACCGGAAATTGACGGCCATTTATTTCTGCACCTCACGCCGGACCCGCAAGTTCGCCAATTTCAGAGTCTCTGCCGCGGTGTCCCTGCTCCTCGACGACCGCCGCAATCAGGCCGAGGATCTCAACAAGGCCGCGGTCTTAAGCGTGACCGGCCGGGTCCGGGAATTACGCGGCGAGACCCGAACCGCGGCCGGGCGGGAATTTCTTCAGCGTCACCCCACCCTGAAAGATTTCTGCGCTTTACCTGATACGGCGATCTGTAGTATAGAAGTCGACGACTTTCATCTGATTCATAATTTTCAGGATATTTTTTCCTGTTTTCCGGGTGATTTAAGTCAGAACCTCAGCCAGGCAAAGGAGCCCCACCCCATGGATCTCAAAAATTATTTCAGCACGACCCAGGGCACCGGTACTCTCGCGACCGCGAACGGCAAAGGCCAGGTCAATACCGCGATTTATTCGCGACCGCACGTCAATGCCGACGGCAGTTTGAGTTTTATCCTGGCCAACCGGCTGACCCGCAGCCACCTGCGGGAAAACCCCGAGGCCTGCTATCTTTTCCTGGAAAACCACCCCGGCTATCAGGGTTGCCGCATTTATCTACGAAAAAAATCGGAAGAACAAAATCCGGCCCTGGTCGAAGAGATCTGCAAGCGCTGCAAACTGCATGGCGTCGACGGAGAGGCCAAGGATCTGGTCGTGGTTCATTTTGAGGTCGGCAAAACCCTGCCGCTGATCGGTGACGGCGAACTGCTGGACGAGAACTTCCCGAATTAA
- a CDS encoding NAD(P)/FAD-dependent oxidoreductase: protein MAYDALVIGSGPNGLTAGIILAQAGCKTLMVEQAAEIGGGCRSAALTAPGFIHDICAAVHPLGFSSPIFQKLPLHEHGLDWCRPEIPLAHPLDGGRAALLYHDLQETAAGLKGDGLAYHNLIAPLVKSWPELVDGILGPVLRMPRHPLLLARFAHNSLFSVATLTKRHFREETTRALFAGLAVHGLLPLESSPTAGFAMILGSAAHAVGWPLVTGGSRQLVQALAAYFQKLGGVIENNHPIRRHRDLPTARVTMFDLTPAQILEIAGEHFHPAPRRRLQAFRHSPGVFKLDWALNEAIPWQNPDCRRAGTVHLGGGFAEIAHSEREVWRGRHPEKPAVILVQPSLADRSRAPAGCHTAWAYCHVPAASTTDMSTAIENQVERFAPGFRRIIRQRSVMNPAAMEAYNPNYRGGDISGGVQNLRQTIFRPTIALNPYALPRPGWFICSSSSPPGGGVHGMCGFHAARQALQWLTKKQT from the coding sequence ATGGCTTATGACGCCCTGGTCATCGGCAGCGGCCCCAACGGCCTGACGGCCGGGATTATCCTGGCCCAGGCGGGCTGCAAAACCCTGATGGTCGAACAGGCTGCTGAAATCGGCGGCGGCTGCCGGTCGGCCGCCCTGACCGCGCCTGGGTTTATCCACGACATCTGCGCTGCAGTTCACCCCCTGGGGTTTTCTTCGCCGATTTTTCAGAAACTGCCCCTGCACGAGCACGGCCTCGACTGGTGCCGGCCTGAGATTCCCTTGGCCCACCCTCTGGATGGGGGGCGGGCGGCGCTGCTTTATCATGACCTGCAAGAGACCGCCGCCGGCCTGAAAGGCGACGGTCTGGCCTATCATAATCTGATCGCTCCCTTGGTCAAATCCTGGCCCGAGCTTGTCGACGGCATTCTCGGGCCGGTTCTGAGAATGCCCCGGCATCCCCTGCTGCTGGCCCGCTTCGCGCATAACAGCCTATTTTCGGTCGCCACCCTGACTAAAAGACATTTTCGGGAAGAAACCACCCGAGCCTTGTTCGCCGGGCTCGCCGTCCATGGACTGCTGCCCCTGGAAAGCTCGCCGACCGCCGGTTTCGCCATGATCCTGGGCAGCGCCGCGCATGCGGTCGGCTGGCCCCTGGTTACAGGCGGCAGCCGACAACTCGTTCAGGCTCTGGCCGCTTATTTTCAAAAACTGGGTGGGGTTATTGAAAATAACCACCCGATCCGCCGCCACCGTGATCTGCCCACAGCCCGGGTCACTATGTTCGACCTGACCCCGGCTCAAATTCTGGAAATTGCCGGAGAACATTTTCATCCCGCCCCCAGACGACGATTGCAAGCCTTTCGCCACAGCCCCGGAGTTTTCAAACTCGACTGGGCCTTAAACGAAGCCATTCCCTGGCAAAATCCCGACTGCCGGCGGGCCGGGACGGTCCACCTGGGCGGCGGTTTCGCTGAAATCGCCCATTCCGAGCGAGAAGTCTGGCGCGGTCGCCATCCGGAAAAACCGGCCGTCATTCTGGTCCAGCCCAGTCTTGCGGACCGCAGCCGGGCCCCGGCCGGCTGCCATACGGCCTGGGCCTACTGCCATGTTCCGGCGGCCTCCACCACGGATATGAGCACCGCGATTGAAAACCAGGTCGAGCGCTTTGCCCCGGGTTTCCGGAGAATCATCCGGCAGCGCTCGGTTATGAATCCGGCCGCCATGGAAGCTTACAATCCCAACTATCGCGGCGGGGATATCAGCGGCGGCGTGCAGAATCTGCGCCAGACGATCTTTCGCCCCACCATCGCGCTCAACCCTTACGCCCTGCCGCGGCCGGGCTGGTTTATCTGTTCATCCTCCAGCCCCCCAGGAGGCGGCGTTCACGGCATGTGCGGTTTTCATGCCGCGCGCCAAGCCCTTCAGTGGCTGACCAAAAAGCAAACCTGA
- a CDS encoding DUF1722 domain-containing protein, whose amino-acid sequence MPEKIKLGISACLLGHDVRYSGGHARDLFVIETFAPYVEFVPVCPEVESGMPVPREAIHLVGAGEEPRLLGVESKLDFTRSLQEWAAKRLEKLESENLCGFIFKKNSPSCGLRRLSVSREDQGPPQKNGVGIFARAFGERFPLIPAEEDGHLHDASSREHFIERIFIMQRWRQLLREPLSRGRLIDFHTRHKLIFLAHSPKGYRSLGKLVAGLDRSELDTAGRKYHEEMCATLQRKTSPSKHVNVMQHMLGYFKRQLTRDEKQEMLDLIENFRAGRLPLIAPMTMFQHYTRKYNYTYLAGQHYVEPHPLELKLRYHC is encoded by the coding sequence ATGCCTGAAAAAATAAAACTGGGCATCAGCGCCTGCCTGCTCGGGCATGATGTCCGCTACAGCGGCGGCCATGCCCGCGATCTTTTCGTGATTGAAACCTTCGCTCCTTACGTCGAGTTCGTTCCGGTCTGCCCCGAGGTCGAATCCGGCATGCCGGTACCCAGGGAAGCCATTCATCTGGTCGGCGCCGGCGAAGAACCGCGACTCTTGGGCGTCGAAAGCAAGCTTGACTTCACCCGATCGCTGCAGGAATGGGCCGCAAAACGCCTGGAGAAACTGGAGAGTGAAAATCTCTGCGGTTTTATATTTAAAAAAAATTCACCCAGCTGCGGTCTGCGACGCCTGTCCGTCAGCCGGGAAGACCAAGGGCCGCCGCAAAAAAACGGAGTCGGCATTTTCGCGCGCGCTTTCGGCGAACGTTTTCCCCTGATTCCCGCGGAGGAAGATGGCCATCTTCACGATGCCTCCTCAAGGGAGCATTTTATCGAAAGAATTTTCATTATGCAACGCTGGCGGCAACTGCTGCGCGAACCCCTCAGCCGAGGCCGCTTGATTGATTTTCATACCCGCCATAAACTCATCTTCCTCGCCCACAGCCCGAAAGGCTACCGCAGCCTGGGCAAACTGGTCGCCGGGCTTGACCGGAGCGAGCTCGACACGGCCGGCCGCAAGTATCATGAGGAAATGTGCGCCACCCTGCAACGCAAGACCAGCCCCAGTAAACATGTCAACGTCATGCAGCACATGCTTGGTTATTTCAAAAGACAACTGACCAGGGATGAAAAACAGGAAATGCTCGACCTGATCGAAAATTTTCGCGCCGGCCGGCTGCCCCTGATCGCGCCGATGACCATGTTCCAACATTATACCCGCAAATACAATTATACCTACCTGGCCGGACAGCACTACGTCGAACCCCATCCCCTTGAATTAAAGCTACGCTACCATTGTTGA
- a CDS encoding Lrp/AsnC family transcriptional regulator has product MVTSIILINVARNKINEAAEQIAAIDGVSEAYSVSGKYDIIAVIRVSSNEELARLVTDKLLAIEAILKTETMLAFKVYSRHDLEAMFSIGGA; this is encoded by the coding sequence ATGGTAACCTCGATTATTCTCATCAATGTCGCAAGAAATAAAATCAACGAAGCAGCTGAACAAATCGCCGCCATCGATGGCGTCTCTGAGGCCTATTCGGTCAGCGGGAAATACGATATCATCGCGGTGATCCGGGTTTCCTCGAATGAAGAGCTGGCCCGCCTGGTCACGGACAAGCTGTTGGCTATCGAGGCTATTCTCAAAACCGAAACCATGCTCGCATTTAAAGTCTATTCCCGGCATGACCTGGAAGCCATGTTCTCGATCGGCGGTGCTTGA
- a CDS encoding 3-hxdroxyacyl-CoA dehydrogenase — protein MTDYCKKTYNDLLVEKKEASIWITLNRPKFSNAFSDDMIVDLCRVLREADWDQDVRVIVLTGAGKSFCAGGDVKAMEEKTGMFAGDPEELRRRYTRGIQQIPLAMESLQTPIIAMVNGAAIGAGCDLACMCDLRIGCGQACFGETFVRLALVPGDGGTFFLQRVIGYAKAMELSLTGRIVKPEEALAIGLLNQLVELEVLRLETEKLVESIAANSPVAVSMIKKAIRHARTAEIHGHLDLLAAFQGIAQRTEDHFEGMRALKEKRRPHFKGN, from the coding sequence ATGACGGATTATTGCAAAAAAACATATAACGACCTTCTGGTTGAAAAAAAAGAGGCCAGTATCTGGATCACTCTTAACCGACCAAAATTTTCCAACGCTTTTTCCGACGACATGATTGTCGATCTTTGCCGGGTGCTGCGCGAGGCCGACTGGGATCAGGATGTACGGGTAATAGTTCTGACCGGGGCCGGAAAATCTTTTTGCGCCGGGGGAGACGTCAAGGCCATGGAAGAAAAAACCGGAATGTTCGCCGGTGATCCCGAAGAATTGCGCCGTCGTTACACCAGGGGGATTCAGCAGATTCCCCTGGCCATGGAGAGCTTGCAAACCCCGATTATCGCCATGGTCAACGGCGCCGCCATCGGGGCGGGTTGCGATCTGGCCTGCATGTGTGACCTTCGTATTGGCTGCGGGCAGGCCTGTTTCGGTGAGACCTTTGTCCGGCTGGCCCTGGTGCCCGGTGACGGCGGCACCTTTTTTCTCCAGCGGGTGATTGGTTACGCCAAGGCCATGGAGCTTTCCCTGACCGGCCGCATCGTCAAGCCCGAGGAGGCTCTGGCCATAGGTCTGCTGAACCAGCTCGTGGAGCTGGAGGTGCTGCGCTTAGAGACCGAGAAATTGGTTGAGTCGATCGCGGCAAACAGCCCGGTCGCGGTCTCCATGATCAAAAAAGCAATCCGTCATGCTCGCACCGCGGAAATTCATGGTCACCTGGATCTCCTGGCTGCTTTTCAGGGAATCGCCCAGCGTACCGAGGATCATTTTGAAGGTATGCGGGCCCTCAAGGAAAAACGGCGGCCTCATTTCAAGGGCAATTGA
- a CDS encoding TonB-dependent receptor, translating to MDHQRFHLSEKRRRSDSPPPTNRDTERLCQHLSASAPGFLADHAAGLYPTAGPAFSTGSQTNGQPRPLRRSGAPALSCLDRTVYNLSDSYLETNEGQSSRGKQMKKKLGKILTLTFLALSLSGGLNPSFAEIGKQSASADQGVFTLGEIVVTGEEERVTEITTNETISMEDIRLSDSRNLGDVLSNLPGVFPTIGTKNEYYFTVRGFNQRYVPIFYDGIPISVPYDGFVDAGVLTTDNLSRITLSKGVSSVLYGCNTMGGVINMVSRKPEKAFEGDLTLGAWEVDGYRAAANFGARREKWYLAIGAGYLEQRTFNLSNDFDNARNERKDTRSNASRETTNASLKVGWTPAPGHEYALGVNVVEAERDVPPHTFAASGRELKFWRFTNWDKLTTYFIGDSQLLDGLELKTRLFRDDYENTLKAYDNASYNSQKAKFAFTSTYDDYSWGGSFTLRSRQLKNQNLSLAFHFKEDIHREQGDRGDPWERYEARTFSLGLENDLRLTDYLSLVLGCSYDLQDPRYANGSRVRDDDDSFNPQIGLRWVLNDNTVLHASVGAKTRFPTLKELYSSYLGSTLPNPDLGKETAVNYELGIEQNFGGHTKVSLALFYSDVEDLITRRVLPAGDMYDNVGKSRFQGIEVALRSTLLPRQEINLSYTYLDAEDRSAGRSSDHLEEVAENKVYLSDVITITDRVRFFTELQWNDERWEQDINGNWENIDGFFLADAKVMVRLPGNLELEAGIHNLFDKDYELSVGFPQAGRTAFAEIKYSF from the coding sequence ATGGACCACCAGCGATTTCACCTATCAGAAAAACGGCGCCGAAGTGATTCTCCGCCGCCGACAAACCGAGATACTGAGAGGCTTTGTCAGCACCTATCGGCCTCTGCGCCGGGGTTCCTTGCAGATCACGCTGCTGGACTTTACCCCACCGCCGGACCAGCGTTCTCAACCGGGAGTCAAACTAACGGTCAGCCGCGCCCCCTACGCCGAAGCGGTGCTCCGGCTCTTTCATGTCTTGATCGCACTGTTTACAATTTATCTGATTCATACCTGGAAACCAACGAAGGACAATCGTCACGAGGAAAACAAATGAAGAAAAAATTAGGTAAAATCCTGACCCTCACCTTTCTGGCGCTTAGCCTGAGCGGCGGCCTGAACCCAAGTTTCGCCGAAATCGGCAAACAATCCGCCTCTGCCGACCAAGGGGTCTTCACCCTGGGAGAAATCGTCGTCACCGGAGAGGAGGAAAGGGTTACAGAAATCACCACCAACGAAACCATCAGCATGGAAGACATTCGGCTGAGCGACAGCAGAAACCTGGGAGATGTCCTGAGTAACCTGCCCGGAGTTTTTCCGACCATCGGCACCAAAAATGAATATTATTTCACGGTGCGGGGTTTTAATCAGCGCTATGTACCGATTTTTTACGACGGAATCCCGATTTCCGTTCCCTACGATGGTTTTGTCGATGCCGGGGTGTTAACCACCGACAATCTGTCCCGCATCACCCTGTCCAAAGGTGTCAGTTCCGTCCTCTACGGCTGCAATACCATGGGCGGGGTCATCAACATGGTCAGTCGCAAACCGGAGAAAGCCTTCGAAGGAGACCTCACCCTCGGCGCCTGGGAGGTCGACGGCTATCGGGCCGCCGCCAATTTCGGCGCCCGCCGGGAAAAATGGTATCTGGCAATCGGCGCCGGCTATCTGGAACAACGCACCTTTAACCTGTCGAACGACTTCGACAATGCCCGCAACGAGCGCAAGGACACACGTAGCAATGCCTCACGCGAAACCACAAATGCTTCACTCAAGGTCGGCTGGACTCCGGCCCCCGGTCATGAATACGCACTCGGAGTCAACGTGGTTGAGGCCGAACGGGACGTACCGCCGCATACCTTTGCCGCCAGCGGCCGTGAACTTAAATTCTGGCGCTTCACCAACTGGGACAAACTGACCACCTACTTTATCGGCGATTCCCAACTGCTGGACGGGCTGGAGTTGAAAACCCGACTCTTCCGCGACGACTACGAGAACACCCTGAAAGCCTACGACAACGCTTCCTACAACAGCCAGAAAGCTAAATTTGCTTTCACCAGCACCTACGATGATTACTCCTGGGGTGGTTCCTTCACCCTGCGCAGCCGGCAGCTTAAGAACCAGAATCTGAGCCTGGCCTTTCATTTCAAGGAAGACATTCACCGCGAACAGGGTGATCGCGGCGACCCCTGGGAGCGCTACGAAGCCAGAACCTTTTCCCTGGGCCTCGAAAACGACCTTCGCCTGACCGATTATCTTTCCCTGGTGCTGGGCTGCAGCTACGACCTTCAGGATCCTCGCTACGCGAACGGAAGCCGGGTCAGGGATGATGATGACAGTTTCAATCCCCAGATCGGCCTGCGCTGGGTCCTGAACGACAACACGGTGCTGCACGCCTCGGTGGGCGCCAAGACCCGTTTCCCCACCTTGAAAGAACTATATTCCAGTTATCTCGGCAGCACCCTGCCGAACCCCGACCTGGGAAAAGAAACGGCCGTCAATTACGAACTCGGAATTGAACAAAACTTCGGCGGCCACACCAAGGTCTCCCTGGCCCTCTTTTACTCGGATGTCGAGGATCTGATTACCCGTCGGGTCCTGCCCGCCGGCGACATGTACGACAACGTCGGCAAATCCCGCTTTCAGGGCATTGAGGTCGCCCTGCGCAGCACCCTGCTGCCGCGCCAGGAAATCAACCTTTCCTACACCTACCTCGACGCCGAGGATCGCTCCGCCGGACGCAGCAGCGACCATCTCGAGGAGGTTGCGGAAAACAAGGTTTATCTAAGCGATGTCATCACGATTACCGATCGCGTTCGCTTTTTCACCGAACTGCAGTGGAACGATGAGCGCTGGGAACAGGACATCAACGGCAACTGGGAAAATATCGATGGCTTTTTCCTCGCCGACGCCAAGGTCATGGTTAGATTGCCCGGCAACCTTGAGCTCGAGGCCGGAATTCACAACCTCTTTGACAAAGATTACGAACTCAGCGTCGGTTTTCCGCAGGCGGGCCGAACCGCCTTTGCTGAAATCAAGTACTCGTTCTGA
- a CDS encoding DUF3365 domain-containing protein produces the protein MSPRQRLTNIILVFNLFWTLVLAGLTVVSILQEKKASRALAELEARASFDKDIIYRRWVAVQGEVYAPIAITPPNPYLGHLQDLDLSSTTGHRLTLINPAYMTRQVHARSEDQYGFIGHITSLKPLRPENLPDPWEKSALEKFNATS, from the coding sequence ATGAGCCCCCGGCAAAGACTGACAAACATTATTCTGGTCTTCAATCTTTTCTGGACCCTGGTGCTTGCCGGTCTGACCGTAGTCAGCATTTTACAGGAAAAGAAAGCCTCCCGCGCCCTGGCCGAACTTGAGGCCCGGGCATCCTTTGACAAGGACATAATCTATCGGCGCTGGGTCGCCGTCCAGGGAGAGGTTTACGCTCCCATCGCGATAACCCCTCCCAATCCCTATCTCGGCCACCTTCAGGATCTGGATCTGAGCAGCACCACGGGCCACCGGCTGACCCTGATCAACCCCGCCTATATGACCCGTCAGGTTCACGCCAGGTCCGAAGATCAATATGGTTTTATCGGCCATATCACCAGTCTCAAGCCCCTACGCCCCGAAAACCTTCCCGACCCCTGGGAAAAATCCGCGCTCGAAAAATTCAACGCGACTTCATAG